A portion of the Candidatus Babeliales bacterium genome contains these proteins:
- a CDS encoding NlpC/P60 family protein, which translates to MNKLKIFVSLLFFTASTLLCETMYPQKMILSVPVADLRAQPQANSSDIKLPTSDVINPLQITQILLGEHILAHEEYVDENSKKWLKVNAPQQEFYKVPFGWHGFPGWIEHDQALAVDSYPVHNLVVKSLLANLLDEAKNILQTVSIGTRLNGEKLDKESNLWRVVLPDGQIAFIKNDDVYPINATVEESIDDLRKSIISKAMEFLGSSYSWGGRSAQNELLTISSVDCSSLMNLSFLAHGLQIPRMSHEQFLRSEKIEEGKDLKPGDLIFFTSITKKSSRMDHVMMYLGDNKILETTTLDQKKVRVIPFNERMCLTYDLLQSGDIIDCTEDRFRIFFSSFFKDEEMVQGLRNDALNHAYN; encoded by the coding sequence ATGAATAAATTAAAGATATTTGTATCACTACTATTTTTCACTGCCAGCACACTGCTCTGCGAAACAATGTATCCACAAAAAATGATTTTAAGCGTTCCGGTTGCAGATTTACGCGCCCAACCACAAGCAAACTCTAGCGATATAAAATTGCCAACTTCAGATGTCATAAACCCACTACAAATCACACAAATACTTCTTGGCGAGCATATTCTTGCTCATGAAGAGTATGTTGATGAAAACTCAAAAAAATGGCTGAAGGTCAATGCGCCACAACAAGAGTTTTACAAAGTTCCATTTGGATGGCATGGATTTCCAGGTTGGATCGAACACGATCAAGCGCTTGCTGTTGACAGCTATCCTGTACACAACCTTGTGGTTAAAAGTTTACTGGCAAACCTTTTGGATGAAGCTAAAAATATTTTACAAACCGTTTCAATTGGCACCAGACTTAATGGAGAGAAACTAGACAAAGAGAGCAATCTTTGGAGAGTTGTTTTACCCGATGGCCAAATTGCTTTTATCAAAAATGACGACGTGTATCCCATCAATGCAACGGTTGAAGAATCAATTGACGATCTACGAAAAAGCATCATTTCAAAAGCTATGGAATTCTTGGGAAGTTCTTACAGCTGGGGAGGCAGAAGTGCTCAAAATGAGTTACTTACGATATCGAGTGTTGATTGTTCATCTTTAATGAATTTAAGCTTTCTAGCGCATGGCCTGCAGATTCCACGTATGTCACATGAGCAATTTTTAAGATCTGAAAAAATTGAAGAAGGTAAAGATTTAAAGCCTGGTGACTTAATATTTTTCACATCCATAACAAAAAAATCATCACGTATGGATCATGTTATGATGTACCTTGGGGACAATAAAATACTTGAAACAACTACTTTGGATCAGAAAAAAGTTCGTGTAATTCCTTTTAATGAAAGAATGTGCCTTACGTATGATCTCTTACAATCTGGCGATATCATAGACTGCACAGAAGATCGATTTCGAATCTTTTTTAGTTCATTTTTTAAAGATGAAGAGATGGTTCAAGGATTACGAAATGATGCATTAAATCATGCATACAATTAA